A window of Ictalurus furcatus strain D&B chromosome 4, Billie_1.0, whole genome shotgun sequence genomic DNA:
gaaacatggcaaacatCACACATGACAGACATTGTTGCCAAACTGGGAGCCAAAGTTGGGAGAGATGACTCAGCgtgtgtttacaaaaaaatggCAATCACATAGAGGATTTGTAAAGTTCCATATTGCTAAAAAGTGTAGAGACTTTTGGACACCCTgcattttctgttcattttactGTATTGTTTGGATGGATGAAATTTCACTTCAGTCTTTTTAGCCTTGGACAAACAGTAAAACAGAGGTATAATTTCCTTCCTTTATTCAAAAACCAAAGGGGACGACGACAACACAAACAGTTGTACTCTTGCTTTGTATCATTTTTATTGTGTGGTCAGTTTATTCTCCAATTTTGTTAAATTAGAGCTTACATGACTATAAAGAAATTATAAACTCTTTTTGTAAgtaaggaaaaacaaacaaaccccacaaTGGTGCATGCTCGTATAGGAAAGTAAACAAcaacagagtggtgtgatgcagcttgATGTGAAGCGGagctactgttaccaccctgaagttgctTATTTTCCCAATAACACTACTTCCCGAAGTGTTTTAGTCAATCTTATACCACAACTTTTAATGCTGGGGAACGTTTGCAGAACAAGTTACAgtagttcctgttttcacttgtGTTATAACGgttgttctctcaccagcctctctcagagttaataaaacaaagaaaaagattgTCTTGCCTCCAgccagaaaacttaaaggaacagtaACCTTTGaataaagtgctgacactggagtctcTAAACATACTAAACAgatatctcctcacagaaaacctcactATATTAACAGTTACacgcattaaaaaaacaaaaaaaaaaaccaaaaaaaaaaacacaaaaaccttTCACGTGGAACATCCGGCATACAAGCCCCTGTTTAAACATTTACTACAGAAATTATAACGATTTACAACAaggcattaacataaaccttgCATCTAGGGCTAATGTCAGAactaatccacaccttctgaccaatcaaatttgagaattcaacagcactgtggaataAATGACTATGTTAACTTCATCCGCATTAATAACAGTAACCGAGTAATAAAGTATAGCAAGTAGCATTTATAACCATAAACATACTGTGTTATAAAGAATATTACAATGATATGCAGGCATTTTTCAGTTGAAAACACAATGCTTAGTTTAAACtgcaaaaatatgtttaaactaAATCCTGATTGACTGTTATTGCTGTCTAAAGCAGAAGCAGAAGTGCTTCCTAAACCATGTGTCACGAGGGAGATTTGCCTTAAAACCTATGACCAAATTGTTGGGTCAAGAAGCAGTCGACATTGAAGATTGTTTTGTAAAGTGACTAGGTGATGATACACTGTAGCCTTTTCCCACTCACCTGCGGTGCTCCATACAGATAGAGCACTAAAGCCTCTTTCTGAGGAATAACACACCAGACTTTCTGCCAGGGTTTATTCTTATCACAGTACTGCAGGAAGCCACACATTATACTACTGCCTGAGAACTGTGCTGCTTCGATCTGacatgaaaagagagagagagagagagagagagagagagagagagagagagagagagagagagagagcgcaggtTAAACACAATTATTCAAAGCGATATACGAGTCACACACTTCCCGTGCAAGACTGTAGGGCAACGTTAGCTGAAactaaggggggggggggtttggtgGGGCAGAACAGTAAAAGCCGTTGTGGCTTTCACTGAGAATACATACACCTCTACACATAGCAAACACCTCTGATGAGGGAACAAAGCAGTACTTCACTCTCTGTAACCTTCACTGATACAGATTTTCATGCCGTTTCATCTCCACAGTGTGACAGCGTTCTGCACTCCACGGTAATCCTAGTGCTCTAattattttacacaaacacacattaataacACAACAGCTAATGTTTACGTGTTTCTAGTTCTAGAATCATCATGCAAGGCATcataaataaacagagagagtaGGAgggtacagtggcttagtggttagcacgttcgactcacacctccaccctgtgtcaACACCTTAACTTTATAATGCTTTTGGAGAAACTGGTTCTGAtgcattatttttgtgaataaccATTCTGTTAAGTTATCTTTATGTTGACTTGCATGATGATTCTAGATCTAGAAACACTCAAACATTAACTGTAGGCTGTTATTAATGTGGGTTTGTGTAAAATACAAggcgtgcttcaggggtttcctcacagtactccagtttcctccaccagttcGAAAacattggcatttccaaattgtccgtagtgtgtgaacaggtgtCTGAACGTGTGAATTTGTGTCCCAGGATGGTTTAGTCttgttcctctcaagatttcttcctcttgCCATCTCAAGGAATTTTTCCACCCCCATTGTCACCCctagcttgctcattagggatctaaaccTACATCCAGCTTCTTTGTAACAATGACTATTGTTTaaagtgctatagaaataaacttgaattgaatggaattGCAGTTGTAATTTGATCTTGTACAGCAGAGGAacctaaaaatgacaaactgctgCTTTAAAGGACTCGTCCTCAGGGATTAAAAGTAGACCCAGCCATTTCATGCaagtataaaaataatagtGATATCTGTTCATATTACAAGAGGTGATCTAATATAATCTCCTCACCTCCAGAATGCCTTTCTTCTTGCCCTCCTTCTCCTCGCTGTCTGTATGGCCTTTCAAAATGCAGTAACAGTCTCGACACACTTTATTCATCTTATTGCCATCATACTCCAGAGGAGCCTTATTGTCTGAACACTTCCAGCATACCACCTGATgggtgaagaaaagaaaaaacatcagaaAGAGCGGGTCACTTGCTCCTAAATGCACTGAGCAATAATAAACAACCTGAGGCTATATTAGGAGCAAAACTTTGTATTGCGTCACTTACATAACCACAAGCTCGACAGTGATGCCTCCTGCGTGTGAGAGCGTTGAAAGGTTCCCTACACTTCATACACATGGTCACCTCGTTGTCTCGGATCCAGCGTGGTGCTCGTTTCCCCAGGTCTGTTATCTGACAGGCAAACGCATACACACATCAAAAATCAGTCGTCAAATATATCAACCAACAGCTAATGTGCGAACCGAACCAATACTGGCAGATTCAAAGATAGATACTCACCGACACTTCCGATACTTCCTCCACTTCTTTAGCAGCCATTTTAAATGTCTCATTCTTTTGGTGAAAGATCTCTATTGTTGCTTGGAATGCCTAAAATTCACACAACACTGCTGTCAGAGGAACCTCCACATGATAAACGAAAGCAGTACAAGCTAAAGTCACACTTTTTACCTTTATCCAGTCCTCTTTATCTTGTTCGGTGCTGGAGTGAGGAAACAAACAAGAGTTGGGatgaattcaaataaataataataaaaaaaaatcgatatAAAATAAATCGAAATAAATTctataataatcgattatgaaaatcgatgtcaacgaatctcattaacgattagttggtctgcgcgcggcacgggggagCCAACAATTTTttgaaaattatgaaaataatttttagttgcagccctaaaaaTGTTAGACACATAAAAATGTACTCATGCATAACTAAAATgtggcagctgtggctcaggtggtagagcgggttgtacactaattgtagggttggcggtttgattcccggcacacatgactccacatgccgaagtgtccttgggcaagacactgaaccccaggttgctcccgatggcaagttagtgccttgcatggcagctctgctaccattggtgtgtgtgtgtgtgtgtgaatgggtgaatgagacacagtgtaaagcgctttggaaccattaaggttaaaaaagtgctatataagtgcagacatttaccatttaaaataaagtcaaaaatTTTACCCCCTCCCTAATTTAGTCATGCccaattcccacccatcagCCATTTCTTCTCTATCACATGACGGCTACCAACCACAGAGGGTTAAGGCTATCACGTGCTTCCTCCGAGGCATGTGAAGCCAGCTGAccgcatctttttgaactgctgctcgtGCAACATCAGGGGGcggcgtaacacactcggagggaAGTGCTATCCGCCCACTTCCGCATGCGTGCGCTTACAAATGCCGCTGTGATCAacaggagagagcgagagagagagagagagagagagagaaaaagagagaattacgtcacccctccctccctttttctctcttggactcccagtcacggatggctgtggcatcatcaggatttgcCCCTTGAGACCGCATAAATGTGATACATTTGTTCTGATTCATATTGTATCTAGTTTCATTTTTCCATGTCATAACCTACAATTTTACATACAGCTTGGTTTAAACATGTCCACCATATAGTGTGCGCTTTATACTGTAGATGATCAGTCCCTGTCATAAAAGCCTAACcagggacaggggcaacaaattAGCTATAACTAAAAGCACTACGTACATTTCATCTGTCGTGTTGCATTATAATGTTTACCTCTACTGTCTCTGCCTGTGACTGATACACAACAAAACTGACATTTACCTGGCCTGCAGCTCGAGGGTACGCTCCTTCCCAGACACCTGGAACGTATGAGGGTAATCCTCATTATATGTCTCGGTCACCTTCATCCCATCGATGCCGATTCGTGTGCGCACCGTAAACTTTTGGCCCACCAGGCTGAACTTGGGAACGCAGTAGAGCAGCATGTTGTTGAACTGGAGACAGGATAAAGAGATTCAATTTCATTTAAGGTATAATTAACaactttgcaaaaaaaaaaaaaaaggaaaaaagctaGGTTCAGCTAGCTACCCCCTGCAAAGCCTAAAGGCTTGAATGCTAGTGGAGGAGCCAGCGCTTTTCCTGAAGTGACGGGCAACATGACTGACACCGTCTTATCCTGAATAATACCAACAGAATTCTCTCTTAATTATAGAGACTGGAGTTTTTACTCTACTACGAAAATTAAAGCTACTTTActactagtttttttttttttattaaaaatgaaataaaagcatgatTATTGAGACAGAGGAGATAAAAAAGTGTTGTGTCAGGGGTTTTATTTCAGAATTAGCAGCAAATCTttacatattttacattataatttAGGCATGAAAGAAGCCTGACTACACGAGAGGCGGCAGCTAAtcagaggagagaaagaaagagcgtaAACACAGCAAACAGtagtgagagagtgaaaaatATTGAGGAAACAGCAGCATTTATTTACATTGGGTTGCCAACACTTTAGCCATGTCCCAAATCACATACGACTGTGCTAAATATTCTATCAGTACACTATTGGTGTCATTACTATTTAGGCAGACTACATAATGTGGTCTCTAAATGCGTGCACTTCCACCCATGTGATTAATCCACGCCGGCAAGAATGACACAGAAAAACCTCCATTATGCAAAGTTGTCCCGCAAGTGGTTTGCAGTAACATTTTTCTACCAGAGGGGGCGAATGTTCAAAATCTTACATCAAGCAACTTTAATAAACACTGACCCCAAATTAAAACCTGGAACACATGTACGTCGTTAAGCTAAATAAAACTAGTGCTACAATTCgaaattctttaaaataatatcaaattGTTACCCTGCTCTGAACATTGTTTaagtataaatactgtatattgtaaatGTATACAGGGAAAATAGAACTAGCAACTAGAGCTACTCACCAGAAAGAGGTATCGGTCCATAGCTGAAGTGTTCCTGGCTGCCAGTTTGAGAATGTGGCCCTCCTTTATAAACTCATTGGAGGCATTCACAATGTCCTCTTCCTCCCCCAGCATCTCATAAATCTCCAGCAGTTTCTTTAGATTCTCCTGTGACGAATGACATGAAGCATGAGAGCTGACAGTAATACTCATTCAGGATAATTCCCATCAAATCTTTACACAGTCAATACTAAAGTGATAAAAAAGGGGTCATCAGAGATTAATAGAGTTTAACTGTGCTCTAATTTGATTACAGTGAAGTGGAGGAAAAAGCGAGAAGAGGAAAACAACAGTACTTACAGATTTGCGAATTGCAGTGTTCGAGTGTGTGGCTGCTGTGGCGATAATCTCTAACGACTCTAAAATAAGATGAAGGATTTTATACGTCAGAGATCACGTGATATTTTCACTGCATTTACATTCTTAAGCAAGTCCATTTTTCCCCTTCAGACACAGATAAGATAGTGTTGCGTACATGTAAACAGCtcagttcttttctttttcttttttacatcaACATGAGCCAGAGTCAAATGAAGCTCTAAATCCGAAACACATCTGATATCTGGCCATTTGACTCGCGTGTAAATGCTCACAGCTGATTTTTCTGAAGTTATCAATATGGTTATGTGAGAACAGGCCAGGCCAAAATTGATCATTTGGACTGACTACGAAGACAATTCACTTAGCAAGTgaaagtatattaaatatactATTAAATACTagcaaaatattacattaatgtGACTAcattaagatattttcacttggcAGTCCTCCAGGATTAACAAAAAATCAAGCaaagcagatttgggccaagatgcgcattcagtcaaagccctctttgagtcccgtgtcaaacatgagtacagctaaaaggtcttatttaccaacaaacatcactgtgaaagaccgtgcacaacaattttgtgcaattgcaatttcaccaactcaagtagttttctgcaaaaaaaaaaaagaagcacaaaaaactctacaaattgcatcacaatttttaaaaaaaaacccaaagcaaagtcaagcatttttggccgcaacaatcacaaaaaaaaaacaaaacctgtatACGGACTAACTTGGTAATATGTCCGTTTTTTTCCAGTGTTCtatgtagagctgcaacaactaatcgataaaatgaataataatcgattatgaaattCGTCTTCAACAAATCTCTATCGATCAGTTGGTCTGCGCATGACACGAGGTTACTTCTGTTACGAAAACATGCTTCAGAGAGTACAgaccaaagttgtgtcccaaatgacgtactatacactcatacgatgcactatgtactctaccgtctagtgtatgaagtttagaagggtagtatcgtctgaaatggaacactagcgttttttcCCAGTCAATGGCACATGACATCAAATGCACATAAAtgcagccaactcgcctgacccggTATTgtcaacctgggcttccagatcACCTCaacagtgccacaggctgactgcctccatgccacaccgcattgatgcagtaattcatgcaaaaggagcatGAATTACTGCCGTCTTCtgcatacacgagctcacagatacccatgattggctagtgtcacagtgactgactgactgggagagagagtatgccattaCATCCACCCAGAGAGCtcggccaattttgctcccttggctcccaAACCTGTCATCTCCCAACGACAGGGTGAGTTTGTTTCTGTTCCACCACTCAGGAGCTCTGTCTTATATTATTTAAAGATGTTTTGCTGTTCATTTGGAGAGCAGGGTGAACACATTGATGCACATGATAAGCAAAGACTACTGAATTGCTACTACCAGACTTGACTGGGATGAGTACAAAGCGTCAGAGGAAGACTTACTCTCAGCGTCCCGCCGGTCCACGTGATCCTGAGGAAGCTTCTTCAGGTAGTCTTTGAGTAGCATCTCGTATCTTGGTACTCTCTGTACTGGTTCCAGCATGTGATGCTGCAGTGTCAGACTcccacacacttcctgtttctgtaCTCAGGACAACAACCGCACGAAAAGCAAGCTATAAAACAACTAGTGAGAGGTCAAAGTTTGTAAAAACCATTCTAGTTTTAAACTAGAATTAgcaataaaacagaaaatgcaCTCACTTGGATGTCTTGAATAATGGCCTTAAACTGAGGCGAGCGGTCTGTCCACTGTTTCAGCAGCTCCATGGCTTTATCAAAGTTCCTCACGTATTCTGCATACATCTTTAGAAAGGGTGTAAGTTTCTGCAGAATGTCCCCGATTCGAGGCGTCGTCTCCCTGTGAAGACCGGGACAAGACACTcgtaaatcaaaataaaagagGCCAAAGCATGGCATAGAATAATAGACACTGAAAGCATATCAGAACGTATCTATACTGAGACAGGGAGTCATTCTAGTATCTTTAGAGGAAATTACACTTGTATACTGGTGAGATCTGTAGCAAGACATCCCAAAATACAAAGGAATTGAAACAGGTTCTGGCAGATGACTCCCTAACCACTGTGAAGGAAGTGATCAGCAGACAGGTAACATGTCTACTTATTCACAAGTCACTGCAAACAAAGGAACGCTGCACTAGATTCTCATGTAATTTTCCCATCAATCATAACTAAACATGAAGTACCAtaattatttatcataaaatgaacattttaggACATATAAGAGTACActtaattccaaaaggtttacAGTTAATCGAGTTCAAGGATCAAGTTGGTTGGTCTTTACTCTCTCACCATTCGCCCATGCGTTTCTCCAGATCTGGCAGCAGAAACTGGCTGTGGAAGGTATTGATGGAGGAGATATTGGAGAAGATGTTCTTCACCACTTCCAAAGGGAACGTGCCTTTTCCTGCCTCCTCCATCAGCGTGTCATAAAACACCTGCACAACAGGGCCAAGGCGGAGTTTATAATAGTTTTATAATAGTTTTCTGCATGTTAAGATGTCTGAATTCCATATCCTTCCAGGCCGACATTGGATAATCATGGTAAAATTCATCAACAAAGTTCTCGTCATAATACAGAAATCGGGCACATTTGCCCAATTTTACATTTAGATACAACTATAAACGTGTTCCTTTTTTAAACTGTCTCTTGCTTTTACATTACGTTGGATCGCAGTTGacagcaaacagaaaaaaaggagatCTGCTTCTTCAATCCACATTTCTTACCCCTGGATTTTTTTCAGGttttgatcaactaaaacaggtgtgttagattttggttggagatgctGCATATACAGACTACAGAGAACTTTCTTCACGTAAATATACATTATCCAAGTAATATAGCTCATAGTAAGCCTTAGCTGTTTCCCCCCAATTTATCTGCTATACTCAGTGACTCAATCAgctgaatttaaaatgttaatctCATTTAATTTGATCTAATTTTGCTGagataaaacaaataaagtatGTAAAACGCTTCAGAAATATCCTAACTGCCATCGAACTGattcatatttcattttattattattattttttgcagttttgaaacatttgattttttcGCACACAAAATGCAGCTACACTTACCTGTAATAAATTTAGTCTTGCAACGTAGGCCTTCTCTGTCTGCAGAAGCTCATTTGCGATTTTGTACAGCTTCTGTTCGTTGGTCTCCTAAAACAGCAAAGGAGATCAATCAAAATCTAGACCTATAGAATAGTCTCTCTTAGTTAAATAGTTTGAGAGTGTGGCAAAGCTGCTCTTATTACAACTTGGTACAATATAGCCTGAAATACTGTAGGCTACTGAATTCTTATGGATGGAACCAGTAACAGTATAGTTGACTTCTACAGCGAGAAGTAGTAGGAAGTGACAGCTCAATTCGAAACCTTAGAACTGCATCTGTCAGACAGTCCTCAGTAGGCTTACGGTCATCAGAGTTTTTTGTTCTCTTATTGAACAACACGAGGGGGTAAAAAAAATCCTACTTGCGacatataaacaaaacacatgccAGCTTCACCTCTGTATACTATAACTACAGCATGCACTAGTCTTTCTAAATCTTACTGGCTGAGGAAAAATACTTTGGCGCCTACAGAGAGTGTAGCCTGAAGACACGGACCAGTCTAGTAAGTTAGACGAATCAGAATCCACAATGACTGACTTGCACTCATTTCCTTATCAGCTCGTAATACATTCTCAAACCTTGGAATTGGCCTTAGCAGCTGTTTCCCAACTCCCATCCTGGTATGCCTTTATAGTACACAGTTTGGGTCTAAGTCATATGATTAGATAATTATAAAGCCTTGAGGACAGGAACACACAAAAGGTGTACAGTGCAAGCTGAATTCCAACCTTCAGGATGTCTATTAAACAAGACGTACGGCTGTGAATATTCTGCGTGCTAAGGATGTCACAGCTGAATGGGAAACTGGACTCCAAAGGTCAAAGCTAAAGttcattctccatcacacacacacacacaataccctGTGACTTTACTCCAGTGGTTcctataccacacacacacacagagccattgTTGCTAGCTAAAGGCTGTAGAGAGAACTTCCTGGTGTAGAAAGACAAAGCACGGTGCTGCTCCAAGTGTCAGTGGGGTGgggataaattaaaaatgaaccctaccactatgccCCTGGAGACAATAGAAAACAGTGGCAAAACACAATTAGAAAATggcagcactgtcagcatggtctgtgaattctggctctgactgttcctcaacctcagctacattaCTCAAGTTAATGTATTAACTGAATTATGtgtctgattattttttattattatggtttGTGCCTGCCTACAATATTGTCTAAGctacagcagtggtcaccaaccctgttcctgaagatctaccttcctgaagactttagctccaaccataatcgtgcccacctgaccatccaATTAtagccttaagaagttcttgatcaactaaaacaggtgtgttggATTTTGGTTGAAGATGAAAAtagcaggaaggtagatctcaaggaagaagattggtgaccactggtctaagGGATTTAGACAAAACTAGTAATCTAAATTAAATCACAGCAACcattaaacatataaacattacTGCTATATCATTGGCGCTAGAATATTCACAGCGTACATGGAACACAGATTCAAAATGCTATCAGAGATATTTGATATGGTTTTAATTCCCAGAATACATACAAACTAGTAGTCTAATTTAAACCATTGTGACCCAGAGCAGGCAGGTACtaaggatggatgaatgaacatCACGCAGTGCTGCCTCAGACCTCTTCACACCCACAAGCATCATATATAACAGCTCgcccacatgaaagtaaaaaccttttttttttttttttgtattccgTAGGACCCCACTCCATCTCACAGTTCCAATCTCAACCAGATATCTGGTAAGCTTTCTGTAAACAATcttgaataatgtattcattttaaggtatactgtatatacactaaaagtacaaaaagtATGCTTAAGGAGAACAACCCAAGGACAAAGAATGATATAGTTTAgtaccccttttttttttttaaccgagAGTGTACGTGCAGGAGGTATATGGGACACAATGTGGAATTAAAAACATACAGACAGGAAATGAGAGTGTGGTAAAGAGGAAACAAGTATATACAGTAAAGGAGGGGCTAATGTtgacagagagataaagagagataaaCTATATcgccaaaagtatgtagacccCTGATTATTACACCTAAATGCACCCATTTCAAAACCATGTACACAGAGTTGGCccccactttgctgttataataacctccactcttctgggaaggccttCCACTAGATTATGTTTTGCTGTGCTGTAAATGTGATTTGAGTTCATTtatccacaagagcattagtgaggtcaggcacttaTGTCAAGTGAGTAGGCCCTGTGTGCAGTCagtattccagttcatcccaaaggtgttcagtggggttgaggtcagggatctgtgcaggccactcgagttcttcaacaccaaccttggcaaaccatgtcttcatggacctcatttTGTGTACttcatgttggaacaggtttgggcctcttagatccagtgaagggaaatcttaattcTACAGCACACACGGACATTGTaaacaattttgtgcttccaactttgtgaagtgatggtcaggtgtccgtatacttttggccgtatagtgtagATAAAAAGAGGTAGAGAAAGGTAGAAAGACTAGGCTTCAAAGAAACCTGAAGGAGGGTCTTGAGCACCTTGCTAGTGATAAACAAGTAGATAAATTACATTCATGTAGCCTTCACAGAACACTGAATACTCTAGAACTCAGCAATATAGTAAAGTATGATAACATCCAtgcaaaacattaaaataatatacgTACAATAACATGTTTCATAGCACTTTTGATTTCCCAGGAGACCTAGAAACATCTCTACACCATTACCTTCATTAGAAATGCCCGGATCTGTAAATATGCATGAAAACATTATTAGGGAATGCCCCATACCCATTTTTTAGACTGATGGATTCCTAATCTTCGCTCCAAGTCAGCATagttcttcttttctctctatctgtttgACAACGATTTCATCAGAGTAATCTTCTTTATACCTTTTTCCAAAATCACTCATGAACCACCCCTAAACTATAATTTGTTCATCATTAACGTTAGCTAAGTTAGTTGTCATCTTCCAGTAATCATTATATCAGACTGTGACTGATTCATAAACAGAGCTCATGCGTAATTCATGAGTTTTATACAGATCTACTGAGAACGTCAGTTATCTCAGAGCTGTATTCTTCTTATTCCAATCTAATCAAATCAGACAGAACCATTTAGACAATATTGCTACAACACGGGTGCTCGATTATtcacaacatacagtacatagagCAGGAAATTTTAAATGGTATCAGAGAGATTAGCAAATCACAAAACTACCGCATTGCTCGGAAGCATTGCACGAGGTAAATAAGCTTCTCTAGAGGAAGCTGACTGTCTCTTTCTGACAGAGGCTCTATAGTTAGCACCAGCTTGGTAACTCTGGGGAGATCACACAGCACCAATGGGCAGGATGTTTCAAATGAACAAGTCACTCTCTGCTCCGGTGCGTTACTGAAAAACAAcccacagctctctctctctctctctcactctcatatagtcatatattaaaaatatgacaaataaaggtGTCCAAGTTAAACATGTCTAACGTAAGGTAACCCATGGCATACACCCACCTTGTGTTCCATACCCCCGTCATCTGTACTGCCGTCATTCTCGGTCTCGGTCTCTCTTCTTCTGCTCTCATCCTCTTTCTCAGGCATCTCGATGACACCCTGAGACGCGTCTGCTTCCCCGTCCAAACTTTGCTCCACCATGTCTCCATTCAGCAGCGATTCGCCGTCTGGTTTCACAGCTCCGCTGTCATCACCGTTTCTGTCCATCTGACCTAACACTCCATTGGTAGAGGGCATGAGGTCATGACTGGTGCTGCCGTCCTGAGTCTGCTCTTTAGTATCCGTCGCTATCTGGCAGCTCTTGTGTACCGGACTGCACTTAGCAGGTTTGGCTGAGTGTTTCTGAGGAGAGCTGTCCctcctgtctgtgtttctgggtgtaaaagacagagacagggtACAGTAGGTAGGTCAATCTCTTTTTTGCTAATCAGTAAAACACCTCTTCTTTGCACAGAGCTCCAGTAACTGTCTTCAGAATTTGAGAGCTGGCGAGAAAGCGAGAGGGagcatgtgtgaaaatgtgagtGAGTTAAAAATACTCCACTCTAGCTGCACAAACTTCCTCTATCATGTAGGGcagtacaatgtgtgtgtgtgtgtgtgtgtgtgtgagaaactgCGCATGCGAGTTTCAGTGTTATCGGA
This region includes:
- the fgd4a gene encoding FYVE, RhoGEF and PH domain-containing protein 4a isoform X1, with amino-acid sequence MLDRSKEDMGDFRRTAFRRKPRSGGSDEHPDEETEKAGKASCFPSKSLDEEEACVGVKIAEAQDLGSRSADRASRNEKPRQGSRASNRSSSGVNGKGSRRQLPRHIKPKVPPKPAHLQTPVTELCKPLGRSSPFSSKMEEGGGKGRVSDLISRFEENRNTDRRDSSPQKHSAKPAKCSPVHKSCQIATDTKEQTQDGSTSHDLMPSTNGVLGQMDRNGDDSGAVKPDGESLLNGDMVEQSLDGEADASQGVIEMPEKEDESRRRETETENDGSTDDGGMEHKETNEQKLYKIANELLQTEKAYVARLNLLQVFYDTLMEEAGKGTFPLEVVKNIFSNISSINTFHSQFLLPDLEKRMGEWETTPRIGDILQKLTPFLKMYAEYVRNFDKAMELLKQWTDRSPQFKAIIQDIQKQEVCGSLTLQHHMLEPVQRVPRYEMLLKDYLKKLPQDHVDRRDAEKSLEIIATAATHSNTAIRKSENLKKLLEIYEMLGEEEDIVNASNEFIKEGHILKLAARNTSAMDRYLFLFNNMLLYCVPKFSLVGQKFTVRTRIGIDGMKVTETYNEDYPHTFQVSGKERTLELQASTEQDKEDWIKAFQATIEIFHQKNETFKMAAKEVEEVSEVSITDLGKRAPRWIRDNEVTMCMKCREPFNALTRRRHHCRACGYVVCWKCSDNKAPLEYDGNKMNKVCRDCYCILKGHTDSEEKEGKKKGILEIEAAQFSGSSIMCGFLQYCDKNKPWQKVWCVIPQKEALVLYLYGAPQDVKAQSTIPLLGYSVDDASRPTDPPASFRLSQSKSVHSFAAESEELKQRWLKVIRVCVTGEVPASPPPTDIHAAECSRQPSTESL
- the fgd4a gene encoding FYVE, RhoGEF and PH domain-containing protein 4a isoform X4; this encodes MVDCLGSSLKMSHLCRTASEKAGKASCFPSKSLDEEEACVGVKIAEAQDLGSRSADRASRNEKPRQGSRASNRSSSGVNGKGSRRQLPRHIKPKVPPKPAHLQTPVTELCKPLGRSSPFSSKMEEGGGKGRVSDLISRFEENRNTDRRDSSPQKHSAKPAKCSPVHKSCQIATDTKEQTQDGSTSHDLMPSTNGVLGQMDRNGDDSGAVKPDGESLLNGDMVEQSLDGEADASQGVIEMPEKEDESRRRETETENDGSTDDGGMEHKETNEQKLYKIANELLQTEKAYVARLNLLQVFYDTLMEEAGKGTFPLEVVKNIFSNISSINTFHSQFLLPDLEKRMGEWETTPRIGDILQKLTPFLKMYAEYVRNFDKAMELLKQWTDRSPQFKAIIQDIQKQEVCGSLTLQHHMLEPVQRVPRYEMLLKDYLKKLPQDHVDRRDAEKSLEIIATAATHSNTAIRKSENLKKLLEIYEMLGEEEDIVNASNEFIKEGHILKLAARNTSAMDRYLFLFNNMLLYCVPKFSLVGQKFTVRTRIGIDGMKVTETYNEDYPHTFQVSGKERTLELQASTEQDKEDWIKAFQATIEIFHQKNETFKMAAKEVEEVSEVSITDLGKRAPRWIRDNEVTMCMKCREPFNALTRRRHHCRACGYVVCWKCSDNKAPLEYDGNKMNKVCRDCYCILKGHTDSEEKEGKKKGILEIEAAQFSGSSIMCGFLQYCDKNKPWQKVWCVIPQKEALVLYLYGAPQDVKAQSTIPLLGYSVDDASRPTDPPASFRLSQSKSVHSFAAESEELKQRWLKVIRVCVTGEVPASPPPTDIHAAECSRQPSTESL